A DNA window from Ostrea edulis chromosome 5, xbOstEdul1.1, whole genome shotgun sequence contains the following coding sequences:
- the LOC125649820 gene encoding zinc transporter ZIP9-like, with protein sequence MDDLWTLVLLSLAMLIGCYVAGVIPLSITLSEDKLKSVTVFGAGLLVGTALAVIIPEGINAMYTSGDHDHAHHHESSPKETEKHSATDHEHKPHEHHHSTTDVHSLIGVTLVSGFIFMLIVDQIGGAHSHASASTDMEASQTTLQQNRNRITATLGLVVHAAADGIALGAATILAHTHLTMIVFVAIMLHKMPAAFGLVSFLLHEGFDRNRIRKHLFVFAMAAPVLAIVTYIVLSQGSAESLHDTKTTGIAMLFSAGTFLYVATVHVLPEVSSSKSQHNNPDGSVVIHEHKGFRNKDLLAIIVGAVLPVILSIGHKH encoded by the exons GACAAATTGAAGTCTGTGACAGTGTTTGGTGCAGGGCTATTGGTTGGTACAGCTTTAGCTGTCATCATTCCTGAGGGAATCAATGCTATGTACACCTCAGGGG ACCATGACCACGCTCATCATCATGAATCTAGTCCTAAAGAGACAGAGAAGCACAGTGCTACCGACCATGAGCACAAACCTCACGAGCACCACCACAGCACAACAGATGTGCATTCGCTGATTGGTGTCACTTTGGTGTCAGGTTTTATCTTCATGCTGATCGTGGATCAGATAGGAGGAGCACATTCTCATGCATCTGCATCCACAG ACATGGAGGCCAGTCAGACCACACTTCAACAGAACAGAAACCGAATCACAGCAACGCTAGGTCTAGTGGTTCATGCAGCAG CTGATGGTATAGCACTCGGAGCTGCCACAATACTGGCTCATACACATCTAACCATGATTGTGTTCGTGGCTATCATGTTGCATAAG ATGCCAGCAGCTTTTGGACTTGTCTCATTTTTACTTCATGAAGGATTTGACAGGAATCGAATTAGGAAACACTTGTTTGTGTTTGCGATGGCAGCCCCTGTGTTAGCCATAGTGACTTACATAGTTCTCAGTCAG GGAAGTGCAGAATCGCTCCATGACACAAAAACGACGGGCATTGCCATGTTGTTTAGTGCTGGGACTTTTCTTTATGTGGCCACAGTCCACGTCCTGCCTGAGGTGTCATCATCAAAATCTCAGCACAACAACCCAGATGGCAGTGTAGTGATCCATGAACACAAGGGGTTCAGGAACAAGGATCTGCTGGCCATCATTGTAGGGGCCGTGCTACCAGTGATTTTGTCTATAGGGCATAAACACTAA